Part of the Anopheles gambiae chromosome 3, idAnoGambNW_F1_1, whole genome shotgun sequence genome is shown below.
TAATCgaatttttaacataatttgaCATAGGTTCAGTTTTATGCTCATTGATAAgcagtggttgattttttgacAGTGATCATAATGACTGTAATTGTTTGATAAATGGACTTCGAAACATGATGAAACTTTTAAGAAAATAAGGAAGAACGATAAATTTTACGAATACGTTGATATGAAACCGCAAATAACCAGATTATTTTCCAAATTTTGATCTTTTGGTCGATAGCACAACAATTGGTACACCTGCCCTACGAAAAATTAGCCCAAATCCTTCTTGAGTGTCCCCAATCGTCTTTTACCTACTGTACCAACTGCTGAGCTAACCTGACATTTCGTTGTGTCAAATCCCGTtatgtttattgttgtttACACGTTCCTGCCAGCATGCGCAACCGGTAGATTTCttgcaaaacagaaacagaacagGAATGCAATTTTCGTTTCCAAGCATTCTAAAACATATCTTCAAACAAACGGCACGCTCCCTACACTCCAGCACGATGGCGCTGAGCCGCTTCGAGTACGTGAAGCAGTTCGAGCAGGAGGAAAAGCTACTCCCGAACAGCTGGATCGTGGTGCGCATCGATGGCAAAGGCTTCCATCGGTTCTGCAACGTGCACAGCTTCAGCAAGCCGAACGATCTGGACGCCCTGCAGCTGATGAACCTTGCCGGCATGACGGTGCTGCAGGAGTTTAACGAGATTGCCATCGGCTACGGCCAAAGCGACGAATACTCGTTCGTGTTTCGGCGCGAGGCGAGCGTGTACCAGCGGCGCCGGGACAAGCTGGTCAGCTACGTGGCCAGCCTGTTCACCTCGGCGTACATGTTCCACTGGAAGCGCATATTCGACGGCCGATCGATTGCGATGCGCTATCCGCCCTCCTTTGACGCCCGGGCCGTCCTCTACCCGACGGACGAGAACCTGCGCGACTATCTCAGCTGGCGGCAGGCGGACGTGCACGTCAACAACCTGTACAACACAACGTTCTGGAATTTGGTCGCTTCCGGGTTGAGCAATTCCGACGCGGAGAAGCGGCTCCAGGGGACGTTGGCGAGCGATAAGAATGAAATCCTTTTCTCCCAGTTCGGCATCAACTACAACAACGAACCGGTCATCTACCGGAAGGGTACCATTTTGCTGCCCAAAAGCGTCGTGTCCAGCGAGGGCAAGAAACAGCGACTGATCGTGCCGATCTTTGAGGATCTGATAAGCGACGCATTTTGGGCGAAACATCCCGAGATACTGGATAAGAAGGCAAAAACGGACGAACTGTACGATTTGGGAGAAAACGAGGCGCAACCCGTCGTTCGGTATCAGCTCGAGGTGCAGGAACGGCGTAAGGCAGGCATGAACAAGGCGGAGACGGGCAACCGTTTGCTTGCAACTGATCATAGCTAACACTAATGACTCTTGATTTATTATATAGCCTAAAAAAACACGCTAAAAAGAACTAACAGCAAATAAAGTCTCGATTGAGCTAATCGTTAAACGAAGCCGGATGGTTTGTCTGCCCTCTCTTAGGGCCCAGAATTTCATAGAAACATTTTACACTGCTCACAGCAGGGCAAATCATGCGACACGCAGTGACTGTAAAGGAATTGCGGATTGCGTCATAAGAGTGAACCGTTTGGAACCCCACAAATAGCACATAATACTTACAATATTGTGACACAGTTGAGGCAGATCTTTTCCGGACAAGTGTTACAATTAACGCCACAGTACTCGCACAGCTCCAGATTGCAGTTGGTGCAGTCGGCGTGCACGATCGACATCCGGTCGCACTGGCGACATTTCCTGTCAGCCTTCTTTCCCAGCCAGGAGGAGGTCTGTAACAAGATTAATTCTTTCCTTATTTTAATCGTCCAATAATACGAGCCCATCCCATACTACTTACAGCATTCATATCGTAGTCTATTTCACCGCTTCCAAGCAAACGGACGGCTTTCAACGACTCCTTCTGATCGATGACCAACTCTTTGTCCTGGTTCTTTGCACCCTGGAACAGCAAGCTGATAGTTTTGGCTGTAAAAGAAGGTCAAAGAAACCATTGCCATTAGTTCTTCGCTTCTCCCACTGACCTCCAGCACCACCGGCATCAATTTACCCAGGATGCGCTTCATTTTGTTTGGATCCTGCTGGTCCATCATCTGCTGGTTGACGAACGTTTTGCGCTGCAGCGCAAAGCATCCGTCGCTTTCGTTGGACCGCAAACGCTTCCGGTTCGG
Proteins encoded:
- the LOC1280888 gene encoding probable tRNA(His) guanylyltransferase, coding for MQFSFPSILKHIFKQTARSLHSSTMALSRFEYVKQFEQEEKLLPNSWIVVRIDGKGFHRFCNVHSFSKPNDLDALQLMNLAGMTVLQEFNEIAIGYGQSDEYSFVFRREASVYQRRRDKLVSYVASLFTSAYMFHWKRIFDGRSIAMRYPPSFDARAVLYPTDENLRDYLSWRQADVHVNNLYNTTFWNLVASGLSNSDAEKRLQGTLASDKNEILFSQFGINYNNEPVIYRKGTILLPKSVVSSEGKKQRLIVPIFEDLISDAFWAKHPEILDKKAKTDELYDLGENEAQPVVRYQLEVQERRKAGMNKAETGNRLLATDHS
- the LOC1280887 gene encoding uncharacterized protein LOC1280887 gives rise to the protein MSMTMNANPNRKRLRSNESDGCFALQRKTFVNQQMMDQQDPNKMKRILAKTISLLFQGAKNQDKELVIDQKESLKAVRLLGSGEIDYDMNATSSWLGKKADRKCRQCDRMSIVHADCTNCNLELCEYCGVNCNTCPEKICLNCVTIFHCVSHDLPCCEQCKMFL